The following are encoded together in the Vanrija pseudolonga chromosome 7, complete sequence genome:
- the mlcE gene encoding Efflux pump mlcE: MSFAPIVACAQSYSSRWTLLAGLVLLAGGNAITGSATSRPVVFVGRFVAGAGATAIPMSASIWRAHRESLPPTARRYRLSFVAGLLIAAVAIAAPLAAGALCQFATWRWVFYVQAIVVSVAAALCTALPDPKVGADTDSTFGLVVGSLIAGTQACVILTFADWEADLAGPLSAVLILVNVCPWLLWWAAWGCNNASYTAHKRRPVILAAMVVFGLSGAVIGLGYTAAIRLQVEDASPWGAGLRLLAFSAPMAVSSITALSLCAAMRCHTVLLAVGTLLLTAAGAGLVATVNVDIPAVQLVLLAVGGVGAGLASNVPLDLVRGELRHEPETFRHVPGILTFCTSQLEADTAPH, from the exons ATGTCGTTCGCGCCGATCGTTGCCTGCGCGCAGAGCTACTCGTCGCGCTGGACGTtgctcgccggcctcgtcctcctcgccggaGGCAACGCAATCACCGGCTCCGCTACCTCCCGGCCCGTCGTCTTCGTGGGCCGcttcgtcgccggcgccggcgcgaccgccaTCCCGATGTCGGCGTCCATctggcgcgcgcaccgcgagTCCCTGCCCCCCACAGCGCGCCGATACCGCCTGTCCTTCGTCGCGGGCCTGCTGATCGCCGCTGTGgcgatcgccgcgccgcttgcAGCCGGCGCGCTGTGCCAGTTTGCCACCTGGCGCTGGGTGTTCTACGTGCAGGCTATCGTTGTCAGCGTCGCTGCGGCCCTGTGCACGGCGCTGCCGGACCccaaggtcggcgccgatACCGACAGCACgttcgggctcgtcgtcggctcgctcaTTGCCGGCACGCAGGCGTGCGTCATCCTTACTTTTGCTGACTGGGAGGCCGACCTCGCTGGTCCGCTGTCGGCGGTGCTCATCCTTGTCAACGTGTGCCCTTGGCTGCTTTGGTGGGCCGCGTGGGGGTGCAACAACGCGTCGTACACTGCCCACAAGCGGCGTCCTGTCAT ACTCGCTGCCATGGTCGTGTTCGGGCTCTCTGGCGCCGTTATTGGGCTGGGATACACCGCCGCCATCCGCCTCCAAGTCGAGGACGCGAGTCCGTGGGGTGCGGGTCTGCGCCTGCTCGCGTTCTCCGCCCCGATGGCCGTCTCGTCCATCACTGCGCTGAGCCTGTGCGCCGCAATGCGGTGCCACACGGTCTTGCTCGCGGTCGGCACGCTGCTCCTCACCGCCGCAGGTGCGGGCCTGGTCGCGACAGTCAACGTCGACATTCCTGCCGTGCAGCTCgttctcctcgccgtcggcggcgtcggggcgggGCTGGCCTCCAACGtgcccctcgacctcgtgcgcggcgagctgcgccacGAGCCAGAGACGTTCCGACACGTCCCAGGCATCTTGACCTTCTGTACGTCCCAACTCGAGGCAGACACTGCCCCCCACTAA